A genomic segment from Salvelinus alpinus chromosome 8, SLU_Salpinus.1, whole genome shotgun sequence encodes:
- the LOC139583357 gene encoding zinc finger and BTB domain-containing protein 14-like, whose protein sequence is MLQFRAGAARPSAYARPQANNTQSVLFPFDCLTFIGDFLKRTTYCTTEYQSKMSETVKYMDDEHKTIFLKILNEQRLEGEHCDIAVVVEDVKFRAHRCVLAACSNYFKKLFKKHEVDNSSVIEIDFIRSDIFEEVLNYMYTAKISVKIKDVNLMISSGQILGIRFLDKLCSQKRDMSIEERNGQNDKPFPCDILKMSLPTDDPTLGQENDLQVLGDHDDTPTDDLVEEPMTNHDLDKSPNTALRVTEAILKEWPPANEDVHKVSCYNQDVEPMDTEQKDLAGHTTTTLAFADSIGEVKDEQPPGWTTATTDMKFEYLLYGQREQLACQICGKTFIDENRLRKHEKLHSAERPFICEICSKAFTTQAHLKEHLKIHTGFKPYRCDVCGKSFIRAPDLKKHERVHSNERPFGCQMCDKAFKHKSHLKDHERRHRGEKPFVCGSCTKAFAKASDLKRHENNMHSERKQMAPSALQTETEQLQAAAMAAEAEQQLDSIACS, encoded by the coding sequence AATATCAATCCAAGATGTCAGAGACCGTGAAGTACATGGATGATGAACACAAGACCATCTTCCTGAAGATACTGAATGAGCAACGGTTGGAGGGTGAACACTGTGACATCGCGGTGGTGGTTGAAGATGTGAAGTTCAGGGCGCACCGCTGTGTGCTGGCAGCGTGTAGCAACTACTTCAAAAAGCTGTTCAAGAAGCATGAAGTCGACAACTCCTCAGTCATAGAAATCGACTTCATCCGCTCAGACATCTTCGAGGAGGTGTTGAACTACATGTACACGGCCAAGATTTCTGTGAAGATAAAGGATGTGAATTTGATGATTTCTTCAGGCCAGATACTCGGAATCCGTTTTCTGGACAAACTCTGTTCACAGAAGCGTGACATGTCCATTGAAGAAAGGAACGGCCAAAATGACAAACCCTTTCCCTGTGATATTCTCAAAATGTCTCTCCCTACTGATGACCCTACATTGGGCCAGGAAAACGACTTGCAGGTGCTAGGTGATCATGACGACACTCCTACTGACGACCTTGTGGAAGAGCCAATGACCAATCACGACTTGGACAAATCGCCCAACACAGCGTTGAGAGTAACGGAGGCCATTCTCAAAGAATGGCCTCCTGCCAATGAGGACGTGCACAAGGTGAGCTGTTACAACCAGGACGTGGAACCCATGGACACGGAGCAAAAAGACCTGGCGGGTCACACCACAACAACCTTAGCGTTTGCTGACAGCATCGGCGAGGTGAAGGACGAGCAGCCCCCCGGTTGGACCACAGCCACGACGGACATGAAGTTCGAGTACCTCCTCTACGGCCAACGGGAACAGCTCGCCTGCCAGATCTGTGGAAAGACCTTCATCGACGAGAACCGTTTGAGGAAACACGAAAAGCTGCACTCGGCCGAACGTCCGTTCATCTGTGAAATCTGCAGCAAAGCCTTCACTACCCAGGCTCACCTGAAGGAGCATCTGAAGATCCACACAGGCTTCAAGCCCTACCGCTGCGACGTGTGTGGCAAGTCCTTCATCCGAGCGCCTGACCTCAAGAAGCACGAGCGGGTCCACAGCAACGAGCGTCCCTTCGGCTGCCAGATGTGCGACAAGGCCTTCAAGCACAAGTCCCACCTGAAGGACCACGAGAGGCGCCACAGGGGCGAGAAGCCTTTCGTCTGCGGCTCGTGCACCAAGGCCTTTGCTAAAGCCTCAGACCTAAAGAGACATGAAAACAACATGCACAGCGAGAGGAAGCAGATGGCGCCCAGCGCCCTGCAGACCGAAACAGAACAGCTGCAGGCAGCAGCCATGGCCGCCGAGGCCGAGCAACAACTGGACTCCATAGCATGCTCATAG